A single genomic interval of Macadamia integrifolia cultivar HAES 741 chromosome 6, SCU_Mint_v3, whole genome shotgun sequence harbors:
- the LOC122080946 gene encoding alpha,alpha-trehalose-phosphate synthase [UDP-forming] 5-like produces MVSRSYSNLLDLASGDSPKFSRVRSRLPRVMTVPGIISELNDENSNSVGSDAASSISQERIIIVGNQLPILAHRSSDSDGGWYFSWDEDSLLLQLKDGLGEDVEVIYIGCLKEEIDPSEQDEVSQTLLETFKCVPAFIPPELFSKFYHRFCKQQLWPLFHYMLPLSPDLGGRFDRSLWQAYVKVNKIFADKVMEVISPDDDFVWVHDYHLMVLPTFLRKRFNMVKLGFFLHGPFPSSEIYRTLPVRDELLRALLNADLIGFHTFDYARHFLSCCSRMLGLAYQSTRGYIGLEYYGRTISIKILPVGIHQGQLRSVMNLPETESRVAVLQDQFRGQMVLLGVDDMDIFKGISLKLLAMEQLLVQHPDRRGKVVLVQIANPARGRGREVQEVQSETYSTAKRINERFGRPGYNPVVLIDTPLQFYERIAYYVIAECCLITAVRDGMNLIPYEYIICRQGNKKLDHTLQLDPSAPKKSMIVLSEFIGCSPSLSGAIRVNPWNIDAVAEAMDSALVVAESEKQLRHEKHYRYVSTHDVGYWAQSFLQDLQRTCKDHEMRRCWGIGFGLNFRVIALDHNFRKLLVEHIVSAYKRTNNRAILLDYDGALMPKTSINTTPGPEVINILSSLCRDPKNVVFLVSGRDKKTLTEWFSSCKKLGIAAEHGYFMRMNQDDQWETCVPVVDFDWKQIAEPVMQLYTDATDGSAIETKESALVWHYQYADPDFGSCQAKELLDHLESVLANEPVSVKSGQHIVEVKPQGVSKGLVADNLLATMREKGMLPDLVLCIGDDRSDEDMFEVIASAMAGPALSPVAEVFACTVGQKPSKAKYYLEDTTEIVRMLHGLATASDQAERNAA; encoded by the exons ATGGTTTCAAGGTCTTATTCCAACCTTCTGGACCTTGCCTCTGGTGATTCCCCAAAATTCAGTAGAGTAAGGAGCAGACTCCCCAGAGTTATGACTGTGCCTGGTATCATTTCTGAACTGAATGATGAGAACAGCAACAGTGTTGGCTCTGATGCGGCTTCTTCTATCTCTCAGGAGCGAATTATCATTGTAGGAAACCAGCTCCCAATTCTGGCACACCGAAGTTCTGATAGTGATGGAGGATGGTACTTCAGTTGGGATGAGGATTCCCTTCTCCTGCAACTCAAGGATGGCCTTGGAGAAGATGTTGAAGTCATCTATATTGGTTGCCTGAAAGAAGAGATTGATCCAAGTGAGCAGGATGAGGTGTCACAGACATTACTTGAGACCTTTAAGTGTGTCCCTGCATTCATTCCTCCAGAACTCTTCAGTAAATTCTACCACAGGTTCTGTAAACAGCAACTATGGCCTCTCTTTCATTACATGCTTCCTCTCTCTCCTGATCTTGGTGGGCGATTTGATCGGTCCCTTTGGCAAGCTTATGTCAAGGTCAACAAAATATTTGCAGACAAGGTAATGGAAGTCATAAGCCCTGATGATGATTTTGTGTGGGTTCATGACTACCATTTAATGGTGTTACCAACATTTCTTAGGAAGAGGTTTAATATGGTGAAGCTGGGGTTCTTCCTCCATGGCCCCTTCCCATCATCTGAGATATACCGCACACTACCTGTTCGAGATGAGCTCCTCCGTGCACTCCTAAATGCTGATCTTATCGGCTTCCATACTTTTGATTATGCTAGGCACTTCCTATCATGCTGTAGTAGAATGCTAGGACTTGCTTATCAGTCTACAAGGGGTTATATAGGACTTGAGTATTATGGGCGAACCATCAGCATTAAAATTCTTCCTGTTGGGATTCATCAAGGCCAGCTTAGATCTGTGATGAATCTTCCTGAGACTGAGTCTCGGGTTGCAGTGCTACAAGATCAGTTTAGGGGTCAAATGGTTTTACTTGGAGTGGATGATATGGACATCTTCAAAGGCATAAGCTTGAAACTGTTGGCCATGGAGCAGTTGCTGGTACAACATCCTGATAGGAGGGGGAAGGTTGTGTTGGTTCAAATTGCAAACCCAGCTAGAGGTAGAGGGAGAGAAGTACAGGAAGTCCAATCTGAAACTTATTCCACAGCAAAAAGGATTAATGAAAGATTTGGGAGGCCAGGCTACAATCCTGTTGTTTTAATTGATACCCCACTTCAGTTCTATGAGAGAATTGCGTATTACGTGATTGCTGAGTGTTGTCTCATTACAGCAGTGAGAGATGGAATGAATTTGATACCTTATGAATACATTATATGCAGGCAAGGAAATAAGAAACTAGATCACACCTTGCAACTGGATCCATCAGCTCCAAAGAAGAGTATGATAGTGTTATCTGAGTTCATTGGGTGCTCCCCATCGCTTAGTGGAGCCATCCGTGTCAACCCTTGGAATATTGATGCTGTGGCTGAAGCTATGGATTCTGCCTTAGTAGTTGCAGAATCTGAGAAACAATTACGGCATGAAAAGCACTACAGATATGTGAGCACGCATGATGTTGGGTACTGGGCACAGAGTTTTCTACAAGATCTCCAAAGGACATGTAAGGACCATGAGATGAGGAGATGCTGGggtattggttttggtttaaattttaGGGTAATAGCACTTGATCACAATTTCAGGAAGCTTTTGGTTGAGCATATAGTTTCTGCCTACAAGAGAACCAACAACAGGGCAATTCTATTAGATTATGATGGTGCATTGATGCCAAAGACATCCATCAACACTACACCTGGTCCAGAGGTTATTAACATCTTGAGCAGCCTGTGCCGAGACCCAAAGAATGTTGTCTTCCTTGTTAGTGGCAGGGACAAGAAGACTCTGACAGAGTGGTTTTCTTCTTGCAAAAAACTTGGTATCGCAGCAGAGCATGGTTATTTCATGAG GATGAATCAAGATGATCAATGGGAAACATGCGTGCCTGTGGTGGATTTTGATTGGAAACAGATTGCAGAGCCTGTGATGCAGCTGTACACTGATGCAACTGATGGTTCAGCCATAGAGACCAAAGAGAGTGCACTTGTTTGGCATTACCAATATGCTGATCCAGATTTTGGGTCATGTCAAGCTAAAGAACTTCTTGATCACCTTGAAAGTGTTCTTGCCAATGAGCCAGTCTCTGTGAAGAGTGGACAGCATATTGTTGAAGTTAAGCCTCAG GGTGTCAGCAAAGGTCTTGTGGCTGATAATCTCTTAGCAACAATGCGAGAAAAGGGAATGCTTCCAGATCTTGTGTTGTGCATAGGTGATGATAGGTCAGATGAAGACATGTTTGAGGTCATTGCTAGTGCAATGGCAGGCCCAGCTCTCTCACCAGTAGCTGAAGTATTTGCTTGCACTGTTGGTCAGAAGCCTAGTAAAGCTAAGTATTACTTGGAAGACACGACCGAGATCGTCAGAATGTTACATGGACTTGCAACAGCTTCAGACCAGGCAGAGAGGAATGCTGCTTAA